The Psychroflexus sp. ALD_RP9 region TCACAGCAGCAACAGAGTGATCTTTAAGTCCAAAATCGGTGGTTAAGGTAACTAACGGCATTTAATTAATTGTTAATATCAAAACTAGATTAACGCTATTTTTTTCGTTAAATTTGCTTTGCGAAATTAAGTATTAATGCACAAATATGATGTCTATTGAATGAACTAATTTTAGAACTTTCAGAAATCAATCCTAAAGAATTTTTTGGCGATCAAAATAAAAACTTTCAACTTGTTAGAAAGTATTTTCCAAAACTAAAACTTGTCGCTAGAGGTGGAGTTGTTAAAGCTTTTGGAGATCAAGAAATGCTAGATGAGTTTGAAAAGCGCATGAAAATGCTTACCGAATACTTTTTAAAGTATAACAATTTAGATGAAAATAGTATAGAACGTATTTTAACAAGCGAATCAAAAGCCGATTATCAAACGTCTAAACAATCTGACCAAGTTCTAGTTCACGGTGTTGGCGGTCGAAGTATCAAAGCTCAAACAGCTAATCAACGCAAATTAGTTGAATTAATGCAAAAAAACGATATGGTTTTTGCGATTGGTCCCGCAGGGACTGGTAAAACCTATACTGGTGTAGCTCTTGCTGTTAGAGCACTTAAAAACAAAGAAGTAAAACGAATTATATTAACACGTCCAGCAGTTGAAGCTGGAGAAAATCTTGGTTTTTTGCCAGGTGATTTAAAAGAAAAGTTAGATCCTTACATGCAGCCTTTATACGATGCGTTGCGTGATATGATTCCACCAGAAAAATTAGATAGTTTCATAGAAAAAGGTATTATTCAAATAGCGCCTTTAGCATTTATGCGAGGCCGAACTTTAGATAATGCTTTCGTTATTCTCGATGAGTCTCAAAACACCACACACGCCCAAATGAAAATGTTTTTAACAAGAATGGGACGTCATGCCAAGTTTATGATTACGGGCGATCCTGGTCAAGTAGATTTGCCAAGACGTTCAATCTCTGGTTTAAAAGAAGCACTTTTAGTTCTTAAAAACGTTAAAGGAATTGGGATTTTACACCTAGACGATAAAGATGTGATACGTCATAAACTCGTTAAGAAAGTTATTTCAGCTTATAAATCAATTGAAAATCAAGATTAATCACAATTTAAATGACGAATTCTACACTTTTAGAGACAAATTTCAACTTTAGGCTTCAAACTAATTATTATAAAGGTAAAGTGCGTGAGGTTTATACACTATCAAACCATCAACTAATCATGATTGCCACAGATCGTCTTAGTGCTTTTGATGTGGTTTTACCAAAAGGAATTCCATTTAAAGGACAAATTTTAAACCAGATAGCCTTTGATATGTTAAAAGCTACTGAACACCAAGTACCGAATTGGTTAACGAATTCTCCTGACCCCAATGTAGCAATTGGGCATCAATGTCAGCCGTTTAAGGTAGAAATGGTTGTACGTGCTTACTTAGCTGGTCATGCTTGGCGTGAATATAAATCTGGAAAACGTGAGATTTGCGGCGTTAATTTACCTGATGGTTTAAAAGAAAATGATGAACTTCCGCAACCAATTATTACACCTACAACCAAAGCAGATCAAGGTTTACATGATCAAGATATTTCTCGGCAAGAAATTTTAAAACAACAAATTGTTGCACAAAAAGATTATGAAATCCTAGAAGATTACAGTTTGAAGCTGTTTCAGTTAGGAACAGAAATTGCTCAGAAGCGTGGCTTAATTTTGGTTGATACAAAATATGAATTTGGCAAAACAACTGAAGGTAAGATTGTTGTTATTGATGAAATACACACACCTGATTCTTCCCGTTATTTTTATGCCGATACTTATGAAGAATTACAAAAAAAGGGACTTCGTCAAAAGCAACTTTCAAAAGAATTTGTTAGAGAATGGCTAATTGAAAACGGTTTTCAAGGTAAAGACAATCAAAAAATCCCAGAGATGACAACCGATTTTATAACATCCGTAAGCAATCGCTATATTGAATTGTACGAAAAAATTACTGGCAAAAAATTTATAAAAGCTGATGTTTCAGATATCAACCAAAGAATAGAAAGTAACCTTAAGGACTATTTTTAGAAACCTATTATAAAAAAGCCGTTTTTAGCAAAAAACGGCTTTTTTATGGTTCTAACTTCAATAAAATTTAATTAAAATAACTGAAGTTGTGCTTGTTTTTAATATTGAGTAAGCTATTGTATATTAACTGAATCACATTTTCAACGTCATCTTTATGAACCATTTCAACTGTTGTGTGCATGTATCGCAATGGTAACGAAATTAAAGCAGAAGCAACTCCACCATTGCTATAAGCAAATGCATCTGTATCAGTACCTGTAACTCGACTAGCAGCTAAACGCTGGAAAGGGATATTTTTATCTTCAGCTGTTTTAATAATAAGTTCTCTTAAATTGTTTTGTATGGCCGGAGCATAACTAATTACTGGGCCATCTCCAATTTTAGTTAAACCTTCTTTCTTCTTGTCAATCATAGGTGTAGTTGTATCGTGACAAACATCTGTAACAATAGCAACATCAGGTTTAATTCGTTGTGTAATCATTTCAGCACCACGTAAGCCAACTTCTTCTTGCACTGAATTGGTAATGTAAAGTCCAAAGTCGAGTTTAACATTATTTTCTTTAAGTAATCTGGCAACTTCAGCAATCATAAAGCCACCCATGCGATTATCTAGAGCTCGACAAACAAATTTGTTATTATTAAGCACAAAAAACTCATCTGGATATGTGATGACACAACCAACATGAACACCTAATTCTTCAACTTCGGCTTTGGTTGAGCAACCAACATCGATACAAATATTTTCAAGCTTTGGCGATTGTTCGCTACTTTTATCTCGTGTATGAATAGCTGGCCAACCAAAAACACCTTCAACAATGCCGTTTTTAGTATGAATGTTAACACGTCTAGAGGTCGCTATTTGATGATCGCTACCGCCATTTCTAATCACATAAATTAATCCATCATCTGTAATGTAATTAACATACCAAGAAATTTCATCAGCATGACCTTCAATCACGACTTTAAATTCTGCTTCAGGATTAATAACGCCAACAGCTGTGCCGTAATTATCGGTTATAAATTCGTCTACATAAGGTTCTAAATAGTCCATCCAAAGTTTTTGGCCTTCAGCTTCATAACCAGTTGGAGCCGCGTTATTGAGGTATTTTTCAAGAAATTTTAAAGAAGTATCTGTCATAGTTTTTTAATTTTAACTTTTGCGAATTTAGAAAAAGAATTTAAGATATTTTACTTTACAAAATCTTAATTTTGGCATTGAATTAGCTGTCATTTAAACATGAAATTTCTTATCATCATATTTATTTTCTTGAAGTCTTTTGTGCTTTGGTCACAGGATACGACCACAGCTTCTACTCAGCAAAAGAAATTTTATGATTTAAGTGAAGAAAACCCTAAAGCGGTTTCTTCAATTGAGTTAGATGAAGTAGTCATTTATCCCAAATTGAAGTTATCAGACCGATCAAATATTAGGCAATACCTTATACTCAAGCGAAAAGTTAAACGGGTTTGGCCTTACGCTATTCTAGCTTCTAAGCGTTTAGACAGCTTAAATAAGCGTTTAGAGCAAATTGAGTCGAAACGTAAGCGAAAAAAATACACAAAATTAATTCAAAATTATATCGAAAATCGGTTTACAGATGAATTAAAAAAACTCACCAAAACAGAAGGGCAAATATTGGTTAAGCTTATGCATCGTCAAACAGGAATCTCAACTTATGATCTTGTAAAAGATTTAAAATCGGGATGGAGAGCATTTTGGTATAATACAACCGCAAGTTTGTTTAATATTTCTTTAAAAGAAACCTATCAGCCTTACAAGGTGAAAGAAGATTTTTATATCGAATCTATTTTAGTCCAGAGTTTTGTTAAGGGAGAACTTGAGAAACAAAATCCAAGTTCAGCAATAGATTTTATTGATTTATTTGACCATTGGGAAGCAGAAAAAGAAAAGAATAACTTACTGAAGCATTCAAAAGCCATAGAAAATAAAAAGTAAGATATTTTTAAATTAATTTGAAGTACCGGATTCTAGAACATTTGTAATCCTATTGATTAATGCTTATCTAGTTCAACTTTAGCATTATGATTTTTAAGAAGTTTTAGGTGATTTTCAAGGTCTAATTGAAAGTCATTAAAAGTTTTATCATGTTGTTGGCGTAATTCTCGGCGTTTAATGTTTTTAATGAAACGTCTAATATCATTTTCGGTTTTAAGAATAAGTCCAGGAACTTTAGTGGTTTCACCATTTTGATTTTTAGCCACCATTGTAAAATAAGAAGAATTACAATGTTTTTTTTGTCCGGTTTGTATATTTTCAGATTCAACCCTAACACCAACAACCATAGAAGTACGACCGACATAGTTTACTGATGATTTTAAAGTGAGCAGCTCACCGACTTCAACAGGATTAAGAAAGTCAACACGATCTACACTGGCTGTAACGCAATAGTTTTCAGAATGCTTCGAGGCACAGGCAAAAGCAATTTGGTCTAAAACAGATAAAATAAAACCGCCATGAATTTTACCGTTAAAATTTGAATGTGAGGGCAACATGAGTTGCGATAATGTTACTTCACTTTCAGAAGCGTGTTTAAAGACTTTATTCATGGTCAAGTAAAGAGTTTTCATTAGCTTTTTTAATCCACTTTTGGCTAATATCTTTTGATGTTCTAACACCAAGTTGCTTCAACTTCTCAACATCTTTGATGAGGTTTTGTTTGCCAGTAAGTTTTTTCATCGCATCGCTATAAGCAGCATCAGTCGATTTTAATCGCTTACCGATGGTTTCTAATTCAACTAATAAATTTGTAAATTTATCATAGAGATTACCAGCGTGTTTGGCAATTTCGTTGGCATTTTGCTGTTGTTTTTCGTTTTTCCAAATAGTATCTACCGTTCGTAATGTTGAAAGTAGCGTTGTTGGACTAACTAATAAAATATTATGGTCAAATGCTGAGTAAAAAAAGTTTTGATCTTCATTTTGAGCTAAATATAGTGCTGGCTCGATAGGAATAAACATAAGCACAAAATCAGGTGATTTTTGAAATCCTAATTCTTCGTACTTTTTTTCGCTTAATTGCTTGATATGAGTTTTTAAAGATTTAATATGGTCTTTTAGGTGTTTTGATTTCTCAAGAGATTCACTGCTATTAACGTAACGTTCGTAAGCGACAAGTGATACCTTAGAGTCGATAATCATTTGTTTTTCGTTTGGTAAATTAATCACCACATCAGGCATTTGTTTTTTGCCGTCTTCATTTTCAAAACTCTGTTGTATATCGTATTCTCGGCCTTTTGTTAAACCTGATTTTTCAAGCACACGTTCTAAAATCATTTCGCCCCAATTTCCCTGAGTTTTAGTTTCTCCTTTTAAGGCATTTGTTAAGTTTTGTGCTTCTTCGCTAATCTTTGAGTTAAGCTCGTTAAGGTCTTTTAATTTTTGGCCTAATTCAGAATGTGTTTTTAAGAAATCTGTATTGTTTTTTTCAACTTTATCTTCAAACGACTTTATTTTATCTTTAAGTGGTGATAAAATTTGCTCAATATTTTCTTTATTAAGCGAGGTAAACTTTTCAGACTTTTGGTCTAATATTTTATTGGCTAAATTTTCAAAGTCAGCTGAAAATTTTTCTTGTAGTTTTTCAACATCGGCTTTTTGATGTTCTAGTTTTTCTTGTAGATTTTTAAATTCAGTATTTCGTTGTGTTAAAGCTATTTCTATTTTATTTTTTTCAGCAGATAGTTCTTTCAACTCTTGTTTAGCTGTCTCTTGTTGAGTTTCTAATTTAGAGTTTAAGTCTTTTAACTGAAGTTCTAGATTTTTGTTGGTTTGTCGCAGCTCTATTGCTTCATTTTCAATTGTTTTACGAGCTTCTTGAGCATCAGATCGGCCTAATTTTTTTCCGATAAACAAACCAATGAGTAAGCATATAATGGCAATTACACCGATAATAAGATATTCCATAATTAATGTTCTTTGTAAACGGTTTTGAGGTCAAGCAAATTTACAGGATTCATTTGTAAACCTTTGATGTTTTTGTGATAAAATCGAGTAATTTGGTCGTAATAAAGAGGAATTACTGGTGCTTCGTTAGCAATTAATCGATTCATTTTTTTGTAATAGATGTAGCGTAAACTATCATCTTGAATTGTTTGTGACTTCACAAATAGGCTATCAAAAATTCGATGGCTAAATCGCGTATAATTAGGACCTTTTGGTGCTTTTTTCTCTGAGTAAAATAAGCCTAAGTAATTTTCGGCATCGGGATAATCGGCTATCCAGCTGGCTCTAAATAAATCGAGTTGTCCAGCTGAACGTTGTTGCCTTATGGTCGATGGTGGTAAAACTTCAACCGATGTTTCTATACCAAGTTCTTGATATGATTTTTGAATGTATTCAATTAAGTCAACATAATTAGCATTGGTAGTGATGTTAATTTTCGGTGTAGAACTTTTTGTTTCACTTTTATATTTATTTAAATAATATAAAGCCGAATCTTTATTAAAACTATATAATTTTTTGCTGAGGTAGCCAGGTAAACCTTTTGGAATAAAACCATTGTTCGCTGGAAAACCAATGCCATTTCGTAGATAGGTTATCATTTTTTCACGATTAAATCCGAAATTTAAAGCCTTTCTGAAGTTAATGTTCTGAATGGCTTTATCCTGACTTTCCATGTTTATACCAATATATTCCGTATTTAGATAAGGTGATTTTTCAAGAATAATTTTATCTCTGTGTTGCGGCTGAAGTTGACCTGTATTAGTTAATAACTCGTCTTTATAACTAGGATCAAGGCCGCTTAAAAAATCTAATTTACCTTGTAAAAAAGCCATGAATTCACTTTGTTTATCAGGTAAAAATGTAATGGCAACAGCTTCAAGATAAGGAAGTTGGTTTTTTAAACTATCTGTTTCAAAATATAGTTTATTTCTTCTAAGAACCATTTTTTCGTTTTCAAGCCATCGTTTTAAGTAAAATGGTCCTGTGCCAATAGGTGTTTTTCTTAAGTTAAGCTGCTTACTTTCTTTTGGTACAATAGAGCAATATTTCATACTCAAAATGCCCAAAAAAGGTGGAAAAGCCTGTTTGAGTTCAATTTGTAAGCTTAACTTACTTATTTGTTTAATGGCTTCAACTTGGTCAAGTACCCAACTGCCAGGTGAAGCCACATCAGTTGAAGTTAGTCTTTTTAAACTAAACACAACATCTTCAGCTGTCATTTGTTTTGTAGAGTCTTCGCCAAAAATAGGGTGTTGATGGAAAAAAATACTATCGCGTAATTGAAAGGTATAGGTTTTTCCGTCTTCAGAAATGCGCCAACTCTTAGCTAAATCAGGTTTAATGTGTAGGTTGTGGTCTTGCTTAACAAGTGTATTATAAATTTGATGACATGCCCAAATATTGCGCTGGTCTTTTGCAAAAGCAGGATCTAAAGACGTGATATTAGCATGTTCGTTGTAACGAAAAACCATGTGAGAGCGTTTGTCTTTAGAGGTGTTTTTACAGCTATATAGGCTTATAATTACACTTGCTAAAATGCAGTAAATGATTGTATGCTGTCTCAATTTAATAAACGAGATTTAGTTGGTATATTTGCAAAGTAATTAAAATGAATTTATAATCTTGGTTTAAATGTACGGTTTTACCAATAAATCAAGATAAAAATTGAACTAAAGCATTTATGCAAAAAAAAGTAGCGTTTTACACCTTAGGTTGTAAATTAAATTTTTCTGAAACCTCTACAATTGCCCGACAATTTGAAGAAAAAGGTTTTCAAAAAACTGACTTTCAATCTCCAGCTGATGTTGTGGTAATTAATACTTGTAGCGTTACTGAAAATGCAGATAAACGTTTTAAGACCATTGTAAAACAAGCGCGTAAAATTAATAATGATGCCTTTATAATAGGTGTTGGTTGTTATGCACAACTGAAACCTGAAGAGCTTGCAGCTGTTAATGGTGTTGATTTAGTTCTTGGTGCAACCGAGAAATTTAAAGTAACCGATTACATTAATGATTTAACCAAAAATGATTTTGGCGAAGTACACTCTTGCGAAATCGATGATGCTGATTTCTACGTGGGTTCTTACTCGATTGGTGATCGAACGCGTGCTTTTTTAAAAGTTCAAGATGGTTGTGATTATAAATGTACCTATTGCACCATACCGCTTGCAAGAGGTATTTCACGCTCTGATACCCTAGCTAATGTGTTGAAAAATGCTAAGGAAATTTCTGAACAAAACATCAAAGAAATCGTCTTAACAGGTGTAAATATTGGCGACTATGGAAAAGGAGAGTTCGGAAATAAAAAGCATGAACATACCTTTTTAGATTTAGTAAAAGCACTAGAAACAGTTGAAGGTATTGAGCGTTTAAGAATTTCATCTATTGAACCAAATTTACTTAAAAATGAAACGATTGACTTCGTTGCGGCAAGTCAAAAGTTTGTACCTCATTTTCATATTCCTTTACAAAGTGGTAGCAATACATTGTTAAAATTAATGCGCCGCCGTTACATGCGCGAACTATATGTTGACCGTGTTCATCGCATCAAACAACAATTGCCTGACGCTTGTATAGGCGTTGATGTTATTGTCGGTTTTCCCGGTGAAACTGATGAATTGTTTTTAGAGACTTATAACTTTCTAATTAATCTTGACATATCGTATTTACATGTGTTTACCTATTCTGAAAGAGACAATACTTTAGCCGCAAACATGGAAGGCGCTGTACCTTTAAAAACAAGAAAAAAACGTAGTAAAATGCTACGAGGACTTTCAGCAAAAAAACGGAGAGCTTTTTATGAATCACAGCTAGGGAAGATTCATGAAGTTCTATTTGAAGGCGAAAATAAAGAAGGTTACATTCATGGTTTTACTGAAAACTACGTTAAAATAAAATTTCCATGGAATCCTTATTTGGTTAATACATTACAACAAGTAAAACTTATTGAAATAGCTGAAGACGGAATAGTTAAAGTTCAATTAGTTTCGGTTCCTGCTGAGGTTTAAATATTAATCCCAGCTGGTAATAAATCTTTATATTTTTGACGATGTTTTTTAAAAAACTTGGCTATATCAGGAGAAGTTGGCATAATTTTAATTTTTGAATCACGATAAGATTCTAAAACTTGTGCAATAAAAACTTCAACCAAATTAGGATTTACTTGTTTAGAAGGTAAATTAAGCTTAGTCAAAAATAATTGTCTTCCTTGGTCTTGATATTCTATCGTTAATAAACCTTCTTCTGTTTTTAATTCGTATTGTCTTAAAAATGTATTATTTTCAATGTTCAAATCAGCACCATTCATAATCTTCATTTATAAATATCTATAAAAATACAACATTTAGCTTTAAGTTGTAGCTTTGTAATTATAACCTTATCAAAATAACATTTATGAAAACTCAGGTGTTTATGATGCCGGGAATGGCAGCTAATCCTACAATATTTGAGCATATTAAACTGCCTGATGAGTATCAAGTACATTGGTTAGACTGGCTTAGTCCACTTATAGACGAATCTTTAGAGTCTTATGCTCGACGTTTAAGTGAACCTGTACCAAAAAATGATGAGGTGATTTTAATTGGCGTTTCTTTTGGTGGTATTATTGTTCAAGAGATACACAAGCTTGTTAACGCTAAAAAAGTAATTATTATATCAAGTGTGAAACATGAAAATGAGCTACCGCCACGAATGAAAATAGCGCGTGATACCGGTGTTTATAAAGTTTTACCAACAGGTATTTTTAATTATTTAGAACAAATAGATAAATTGCCACTCGGTGATCTAGTAAAAAAACGCATTCAATTGTATAAAACTTATATGTCTATGAATGATAAGCATTATCTTGATTGGGCAATAAAAAGCATTTTAAACTGGAAACAAACTCAAGATAATACTAACTTTGTACATATTCATGGAGATCAAGATGGCGTTTTTCCAATAAAATACATTAATACCTGTGTTACAGTTAAAGGTGGAACACATCTTATGATTTTAAATCGTTTTAGATGGTTTAATGAACATTTACCAAATCTTATAAATAATTAGGTTATGCAACATCAATTTATATCAAGTACTTTAAAAATTGTAGGCGTTTTAACAATCGTTGGTTTAGGCTTTATAACTGTTTCGGCTTTTATAGATAATGAAGTTGATGCCATAAGTACTTCAAAAGAAAACAAAAGCTTTGAAGAAGATTATAATGTTTTTGCTTTAGAAGCTCCTGAAAATCTGAATTTTGCAGG contains the following coding sequences:
- a CDS encoding acyl-CoA thioesterase, with amino-acid sequence MNKVFKHASESEVTLSQLMLPSHSNFNGKIHGGFILSVLDQIAFACASKHSENYCVTASVDRVDFLNPVEVGELLTLKSSVNYVGRTSMVVGVRVESENIQTGQKKHCNSSYFTMVAKNQNGETTKVPGLILKTENDIRRFIKNIKRRELRQQHDKTFNDFQLDLENHLKLLKNHNAKVELDKH
- a CDS encoding alpha/beta hydrolase, with the translated sequence MKTQVFMMPGMAANPTIFEHIKLPDEYQVHWLDWLSPLIDESLESYARRLSEPVPKNDEVILIGVSFGGIIVQEIHKLVNAKKVIIISSVKHENELPPRMKIARDTGVYKVLPTGIFNYLEQIDKLPLGDLVKKRIQLYKTYMSMNDKHYLDWAIKSILNWKQTQDNTNFVHIHGDQDGVFPIKYINTCVTVKGGTHLMILNRFRWFNEHLPNLINN
- the rmuC gene encoding DNA recombination protein RmuC, with the protein product MEYLIIGVIAIICLLIGLFIGKKLGRSDAQEARKTIENEAIELRQTNKNLELQLKDLNSKLETQQETAKQELKELSAEKNKIEIALTQRNTEFKNLQEKLEHQKADVEKLQEKFSADFENLANKILDQKSEKFTSLNKENIEQILSPLKDKIKSFEDKVEKNNTDFLKTHSELGQKLKDLNELNSKISEEAQNLTNALKGETKTQGNWGEMILERVLEKSGLTKGREYDIQQSFENEDGKKQMPDVVINLPNEKQMIIDSKVSLVAYERYVNSSESLEKSKHLKDHIKSLKTHIKQLSEKKYEELGFQKSPDFVLMFIPIEPALYLAQNEDQNFFYSAFDHNILLVSPTTLLSTLRTVDTIWKNEKQQQNANEIAKHAGNLYDKFTNLLVELETIGKRLKSTDAAYSDAMKKLTGKQNLIKDVEKLKQLGVRTSKDISQKWIKKANENSLLDHE
- a CDS encoding ABC transporter substrate-binding protein is translated as MRQHTIIYCILASVIISLYSCKNTSKDKRSHMVFRYNEHANITSLDPAFAKDQRNIWACHQIYNTLVKQDHNLHIKPDLAKSWRISEDGKTYTFQLRDSIFFHQHPIFGEDSTKQMTAEDVVFSLKRLTSTDVASPGSWVLDQVEAIKQISKLSLQIELKQAFPPFLGILSMKYCSIVPKESKQLNLRKTPIGTGPFYLKRWLENEKMVLRRNKLYFETDSLKNQLPYLEAVAITFLPDKQSEFMAFLQGKLDFLSGLDPSYKDELLTNTGQLQPQHRDKIILEKSPYLNTEYIGINMESQDKAIQNINFRKALNFGFNREKMITYLRNGIGFPANNGFIPKGLPGYLSKKLYSFNKDSALYYLNKYKSETKSSTPKINITTNANYVDLIEYIQKSYQELGIETSVEVLPPSTIRQQRSAGQLDLFRASWIADYPDAENYLGLFYSEKKAPKGPNYTRFSHRIFDSLFVKSQTIQDDSLRYIYYKKMNRLIANEAPVIPLYYDQITRFYHKNIKGLQMNPVNLLDLKTVYKEH
- a CDS encoding phosphoribosylaminoimidazolesuccinocarboxamide synthase, which gives rise to MTNSTLLETNFNFRLQTNYYKGKVREVYTLSNHQLIMIATDRLSAFDVVLPKGIPFKGQILNQIAFDMLKATEHQVPNWLTNSPDPNVAIGHQCQPFKVEMVVRAYLAGHAWREYKSGKREICGVNLPDGLKENDELPQPIITPTTKADQGLHDQDISRQEILKQQIVAQKDYEILEDYSLKLFQLGTEIAQKRGLILVDTKYEFGKTTEGKIVVIDEIHTPDSSRYFYADTYEELQKKGLRQKQLSKEFVREWLIENGFQGKDNQKIPEMTTDFITSVSNRYIELYEKITGKKFIKADVSDINQRIESNLKDYF
- a CDS encoding N-acetyltransferase; this translates as MKIMNGADLNIENNTFLRQYELKTEEGLLTIEYQDQGRQLFLTKLNLPSKQVNPNLVEVFIAQVLESYRDSKIKIMPTSPDIAKFFKKHRQKYKDLLPAGINI
- the mtaB gene encoding tRNA (N(6)-L-threonylcarbamoyladenosine(37)-C(2))-methylthiotransferase MtaB — translated: MQKKVAFYTLGCKLNFSETSTIARQFEEKGFQKTDFQSPADVVVINTCSVTENADKRFKTIVKQARKINNDAFIIGVGCYAQLKPEELAAVNGVDLVLGATEKFKVTDYINDLTKNDFGEVHSCEIDDADFYVGSYSIGDRTRAFLKVQDGCDYKCTYCTIPLARGISRSDTLANVLKNAKEISEQNIKEIVLTGVNIGDYGKGEFGNKKHEHTFLDLVKALETVEGIERLRISSIEPNLLKNETIDFVAASQKFVPHFHIPLQSGSNTLLKLMRRRYMRELYVDRVHRIKQQLPDACIGVDVIVGFPGETDELFLETYNFLINLDISYLHVFTYSERDNTLAANMEGAVPLKTRKKRSKMLRGLSAKKRRAFYESQLGKIHEVLFEGENKEGYIHGFTENYVKIKFPWNPYLVNTLQQVKLIEIAEDGIVKVQLVSVPAEV
- a CDS encoding PhoH family protein → MNELILELSEINPKEFFGDQNKNFQLVRKYFPKLKLVARGGVVKAFGDQEMLDEFEKRMKMLTEYFLKYNNLDENSIERILTSESKADYQTSKQSDQVLVHGVGGRSIKAQTANQRKLVELMQKNDMVFAIGPAGTGKTYTGVALAVRALKNKEVKRIILTRPAVEAGENLGFLPGDLKEKLDPYMQPLYDALRDMIPPEKLDSFIEKGIIQIAPLAFMRGRTLDNAFVILDESQNTTHAQMKMFLTRMGRHAKFMITGDPGQVDLPRRSISGLKEALLVLKNVKGIGILHLDDKDVIRHKLVKKVISAYKSIENQD
- a CDS encoding DUF4294 domain-containing protein, whose translation is MKFLIIIFIFLKSFVLWSQDTTTASTQQKKFYDLSEENPKAVSSIELDEVVIYPKLKLSDRSNIRQYLILKRKVKRVWPYAILASKRLDSLNKRLEQIESKRKRKKYTKLIQNYIENRFTDELKKLTKTEGQILVKLMHRQTGISTYDLVKDLKSGWRAFWYNTTASLFNISLKETYQPYKVKEDFYIESILVQSFVKGELEKQNPSSAIDFIDLFDHWEAEKEKNNLLKHSKAIENKK
- a CDS encoding M42 family metallopeptidase, which gives rise to MTDTSLKFLEKYLNNAAPTGYEAEGQKLWMDYLEPYVDEFITDNYGTAVGVINPEAEFKVVIEGHADEISWYVNYITDDGLIYVIRNGGSDHQIATSRRVNIHTKNGIVEGVFGWPAIHTRDKSSEQSPKLENICIDVGCSTKAEVEELGVHVGCVITYPDEFFVLNNNKFVCRALDNRMGGFMIAEVARLLKENNVKLDFGLYITNSVQEEVGLRGAEMITQRIKPDVAIVTDVCHDTTTPMIDKKKEGLTKIGDGPVISYAPAIQNNLRELIIKTAEDKNIPFQRLAASRVTGTDTDAFAYSNGGVASALISLPLRYMHTTVEMVHKDDVENVIQLIYNSLLNIKNKHNFSYFN